The genomic DNA GGTACTGGATCTTCAAGTCGTAATCAGCTACAAACTCCATCCATCTTCTTTGATGCAAATTAAGATCTGGTTGCGTGAAAAAATACGTAAGACTTTGATGATCCGTAAACACCTGAACCGCTTCTCCATACAAATATGATCTCCATGTTCTTAACGCAAACACCCCGTCTGCCATTTCTAGGTCATGTTTGGGGTAGTTCTCCTCATGCTTCCTTAACTGTCTAGAGGCATAGGCAATCACTTTATCTCCTTGCATCAAAACACATCCAACTCCAACTCTCGACGCATCTGTGAACACAGAATATGgttggttcggttcgggtaagGCTAACCCTGGTGCTGATGTCAGCGCTCCCTTTAGCTTCCtgaaagcttcctccacatCTTCGCTCCATATAAACGGTACTCCTTTACCGGTTAGTCGTGTCAATGGTTTTGCGATAGATGAAAATCCCTTTACGAATTTTCGGTAATAGCCTACAAGGCCTAAGAAACTTCTAACTTCTGACATTGAGGTTGGTTTTGGCCAATCTTGAATCGCGGCGATCTTCTCTGGGTCGGCGGACACGCCCTGCTCCAAAACTCTGTGCCCTAAGAATCCAATCTCCCTCTGCCAAAACTTACACTTGCTGAACTTTGCGAACAGCTTCATTTCCCTTAGCCTCTCTAACACCTTCCTCAAATGTTCCGCGTGCTCTTCCGCACTTCGTGAATATATaaggatgtcatcgatgaatatTATCACGAATCGATCCAAGTAATCGTGGAACACTTCGTTCATTAACTGCATGAATTCTGCCGGCGCATTGGTAAGACCAAACGGCATTACCACGAACTCATACTGACCATATCTTGTTTGAAACGTCGTCTTCATCACATCTTGTTCTGCTATCGGAATTTGATTATAGCCGGAGGCTAAATCAATCTTTGAAAACCAACTTGCTCCTCTTAGCTGGTCTAACAATTCGTCAATCCGCGGCAGTGGATACTTATCCttgatggttatgttattgattcctcggtaatcaatacacaaacgCATGCTTCAgtccttcttctttacaaatAGCATTGGGGCTCCCCATGGCGATGAACTTGGTCGAATAAAACCTTTccccaacaaatcctccaattGAGTCTTAAGTTCAGCCAACTCGGCTGGTGCCATACGATACGGTGCCTTAGCAATTGGGGTAGCTCCGGGCTCCAGATTTATGGTAAAAGGATGGCTTCTGGatggaggcaatccttccaacGGTTTAAAcacatcttcaaagtctttgactATGGCAATGTCCTTAACTTCCATGCCTTCCCTGTAATCTCCTCCCATGGCGGTAAGAGTGACTAGATAgacctcatcttcttcaatcgatTTTCCAATCCTTGCTGCCGATGCAAAGTATGCCATTTTACTCGGCTGATCCCTTTGAAAACTAGAGGTGTCCTTCCTCCATTTTCGAATATAACTCTGCTACTGCTACAGTCTATATGGGCTTGGTGTTCCGATAACCAATCCATTCCCAAAATAGCATCGAACCTATCCAACGGCATCACTAGAGGATTTACCGGGAGGTTCGTATCCTGCAAGTCTATCGACACTTCCTTGAAccatcttcttgtcttcagAGGCGGTTGATTACCAGCAGTGTAGACATTGatgttcacttcttcctcctcacacAAGTCTCCAAACTTGTCAGCCACTTCGGGAGTCACAAAACTATTGGACGCTCCCGAATCGAACAGTACATGCGTGGGGTTACCACCAACAAGTAATGTTCCTAAACGCAaagcaaatataaaaaaatgcaatgctaaaactaatcacacaaacacacaagcaATCACAAACTATCACAAGAGAGTTAGAACCCAATCAAACCTGTTATAGGGCCCTTCGCGGCCTGCGGAGGTTTAGGTGGCTCTACTCCTAAAGCAAAAACTTTTGCTGGGGTTGCTTGCTTCTTCGCTGGGGGTTCTTTCACTTGGTTCGCTGTCTGGGCGCGGTTCACAGTTTGGGCGTTCGGTTTGGCCGGCTTTGATGGACATGAGTTCGCATAATGTCCTAACTCGCCACAGTAGAAGCATGTGACGGTTGACAGATTGTTGCTCTTTGATTCCTCAACAGTTGGACAAGTTCGAGCAAAATGCCCAACTTGACCACACACATAGCATCCTCGTGGATCCATGTTACTTACATTACGTCCTCCTTGGTTAACATTCATTTTAACTTTACCACGGCCTGCGCCCCAATTTCGTCATGCTACTTGATTCACCCTCCGAGTGTTCACAATCTTAGTCTGCTGGACtagttccttctttttctcctagGCCATAATCTCTTTTTCCGTCTCAATGGCTTCCTCAACACTCACTGctctttcttctacttttgCGACACTTCGGTATGTCACAGCGTGCAACCTTCCCTTTATGTCTGGCCTGATTCCATTAAAGAATCTCCGGGCCATAGCTAACTCATCGTTGTTTCCTTGGTTCAAATATCTCCGAAGTCTTGTAAAAACTCTTCCATAAGCTCGAACAGTCATATCACCTTGTTCCAGTCGCAGGAACTGATTCTCTAGTCGATCACGCGACTCTGGTGGAAAGTATTTTTGCTCAAACTCCCTCTTGAATATATCCCATGATATAGTCTGATATCGGTAGCGAGGAACCACGCTGTCCCACCATGCACGAGCATCCTCTTCTAGGAAGTTAACTGCTACCGGTCTTTTAAACTCCTCCGGACACCTTATCATTTCAAAGTGGGTCTCCAATTCTTTTATCCATGCGTCTGCTAACACTGTGTTCGGATCTCCTTTGAACTTACGGAACCCTAGgttcctcatcatcattaccaGTTTTAGAAAATGATCGGATGGATCTTCTATGGAACGGTTGGCTTGGTTCTGCTGCTGCTGGATCATGTGACTCAAAAGGTCTTGAATCATTTTAAGCGTCTGCTGGGTCTCTGGTACATTCGGCTTGCTCGGGCCTTCCCCACGAACTTGGTCTCCTCTTGGCATGTTCTGATTCAGATGAGTAGAGAACGGTCCAAACGATGCAAATCTTGGCGGATACATACTCTCCGATGCACTGAACCGAGTTGAAATTGATGGTGTGTACCTTGGCGTCGTGACAGGTACATCCCATTCAGGCATATACATATTCGATTCAAATATGCCTGGAAACGATTCCTCCCCTTGGGCATCCCCAAAATGCGAACCCCATTCCTCCGGACCAAACTGCTGACTTGAACCCCTCCATGTGTCCGGCGAACGATGCGTCGACCTAGTCCTTTCCGATCCTTGACAATACATCTGCATCCACGATCAACAAAGTGTTTTCTTAATCCCATCTAACCCTAAGTGATGAACGAACCGGATTATCCTAAGTGTCTACTGCGACCATTTGactcgataaaacatttgaaaacacGAGTAATATAcagcatcataaccatgctctgataccaccgttgtaacgcccctaAACCGTACTATGACCACCAAGGCCATTGCACAACCCCAGGACGCGACTTTGGAAACGTTCGCCAATGGTCCAGCCGGGTGCGAGAACAAATCAGGCCCTTTGGCCGGTCCTTTggtgaggttcccgaccacacgacacgtccttaaggctttgcaaccTTACAGACACGCCATGcgttgagccgactcggacaaagtctatatcagtacaACTCGTTCGATTAGAGAAAATCNNNNNNNNNNNNNNNNNNNNNNNNNNNNNNNNNNNNNNNNNNNNNNNNNNNNNNNNNNNNCACACtcggatcttcttcttcggttaGAATCGATTTCCTTGTCGATTTACCTTGGCCGATTGTCGATAGTCTTAGCTtgctccttctcttcttctttcggCGGCAActcccttcttctctctcgctcactttctctctcaaattttCTCTCCTTACCCCCTTGATGACTTGtgcgaaaatgagagagatgagagcTTATTTATAGAGGACTTAGGCGATGGAGGCAGCCAATGCATGTGGAGCGCTCTCTCTTCCTTAGTCGCTATTAGAGCATGCTTAAACACATGGATAGAAATCGAGCTAACACCTTGAATCCACTAAAccttcttgatttctttaatcCTCCCACTAAACTCCACTAATCCACCTTGAATTATTTAATTCTTCCACTAACTCcctttatattaaattaatcctccactttgaataaaatattcaacTCCATTAGTGGCTCCTTCCCACCTTTAATTCGCGTCCGCGTACGTCCTTGGTCATTCGGCGTTCGGCTGGTACGTTCTGACGCGCACGTACGTCCggtacggtacatggtacatggtaccatTGGCCATCTCTTGATTCGTCCAGAATTCCTCGGACATTACTTTTGTAATTCTTCTACTCTCCTCCCTTGCCTTCCATTTGTGTCTCTTGCACGTCCTTGGACcaggggtttttattttaaattttaccccttggtgagggtcattacattctcccccccccccttaATAGAATTCGTCCCGAATTCCATAAGGTTCCGATGGTCCTGCCTCATCTTCTTCGACGAACAGCTGAGGATACTTGGCGCGAATTCTATCTTCATCTTCCCAAGTGGTGACCTTACGATTCTGCGTTCCCCAAAATACTTGGATTTGAGGGATGTTTCTGTTTTTCAACTTCCGGGTTCTCCTTTGCCCTATTCCAAATGGTCCTTTGGGGTATGTGAGATTTGGCTCCAATTCTTTGATAGGCTCAACCACAATCATGCTAGGATCTGGTACATGCTTCCGTAGTTGTGAAACGTGGAAGACTTTATGCAATCGCATTACCTCGGGCATAGATAGCCGGTAGGCTACTTCTCCAACTCTTTTCTCGATTCGGTAGGGTCCGATAAACCTTACCGCAAGCTTTCCCACTTTACCAAAACGATCCTTCCCTTTTTGCGGTGCAACTTTCAAATACACCATGTCTCCAACTTCAAATTCCACTTCTCGCCTTTTACGGTCTGCGTACTTCTTCTGGCGATCCTGCGCTTTCCTCATGCTCTCGCGAATGAATTTGATCTTCTNNNNNNNNNNNNNNNNNNNNNNNNNNNNNNNNNNNNNNNNNNNNNNNNNNNNNNNNNNNNNNNNNNNNNNNNNNNNNNNNNNNNNNNNNNNNNNNNNNNNNNNNNNNNNNNNNNNNNNNNNNNNNNNNNNNNNNNNNNNNNNNNNNNNNNNNNNNNNNNNNNNNNNNNNNNNNNNNNNNNNNNNNNNNNNNNNNNNNNNNNNNNNNNNNNNNNNNNNNNNNNNNNNNNNNNNNNNNNNNNNNNNNNNNNNNNNNNNNNNNNNNNNNNNNNNNNNNNNNNNNNNNNNNNNNNNNNNNNNNNNNNNNNNNNNNNNNNNNNNNNNNNNNNNNNNNNNNNNNNNNNNNNNNNNNNNNNNNNNNNNNNNNNNNNNNNNNNNNNNNNNNNNNNNNNNNNNNNNNNNNNNNNNNNNNNNNNNNNNNNNNNNNNNNNNNNNNNNNNNNNNNNNNNNNNNNNNNNNNNNNNNNNNNNNNNNNNNNNNNNNNNNNNNNNNNNNNNNNNNNNNNNNNNNNNNNNNNNNNNNNNNNNNNNNNNNNNNNNNNNNNNNNNNNNNNNNNNNNNNNNNNNNNNNNNNNNNNNNNNNNNNNNNNNNNNNNNNNNNNNNNNNNNNNNNNNNNNNNNNNNNNNNNNNNNNNNNNNNNNNNNNNNNNNNNNNNNNNNNNNNNNNNNNNNNNNNNNNNNNNNNNNNNNNNNNNNNNNNNNNNNNNNNNNNNNNNNNNNNNNNNNNNNNNNNNNNNNNNNNNNNNNNNNNNNNNNNNNNNNNNNNNNNNNNNNNNNNNNNNNNNNNNNNNNNNNNNNNNNNNNNNNNNNNNNNNNNNNNNNNNNNNNNNNNNNNNNNNNNNNNNNNNNNNNNNNNNNNNNNNNNNNNNNNNNNNNNNNNNNNNNNNNNNNNNNNNNNNNNNNNNNNNNNNNNNNNNNNNNNNNNNNNNNNNNNNNNNNNNNNNNNNNNNNNNNNNNNNNNNNNNNNNNNNNNNNNNNNNNNNNNNNNNNNNNNNNNNNNNNNNNNNNNNNNNNNNNNNNNNNNNNNNNNNNNNNNNNNNNNNNNNNNNNNNNNNNNNNNNNNNNNNNNNNNNNNNNNNNNNNNNNNNNNNNNNNNNNNNNNNNNNNNNNNNNNNNNNNNNNNNNNNNNNNNNNNNNNNNNNNNNNNNNNNNNNNNNNNNNNNNNNNNNNNNNNNNNNNNNNNNNNNNNNNNNNNNNNNNNNNNNNNNNNNNNNNNNNNNNNNNNNNNNNNNNNNNNNNNNNNNNNNNNNNNNNNNNNNNNNNNNNNNNNNNNNNNNNNNNNNNNNNNNNNNNNNNNNNNNNNNNNNNNNNNNNNNNNNNNNNNNNNNNNNNNNNNNNNNNNNNNNNNNNNNNNNNNNNNNNNNNNNNNNNNNNNNNNNNNNNNNNNNNNNNNNNNNNNNNNNNNNNNNNNNNNNNNNNNNNNNNNNNNNNNNNNNNNNNNNNNNNNNNNNNNNNNNNNNNNNNNNNNNNNNNNNNNNNNNNNNNNNNNNNNNNNNNNNNNNNNNNNNNNNNNNNNNNNNNNNNNNNNNNNNNNNNNNNNNNNNNNNNNNNNNNNNNNNNNNNNNNNNNNNNNNNNNNNNNNNNNNNNNNNNNNNNNNNNNNNNNNNNNNNNNNNNNNNNNNNNNNNNNNNNNNNNNNNNNNNNNNNNNNNNNNNNNNNNNNNNNNNNNNNNNNNNNNNNNNNNNNNNNNNNNNNNNNNNNNNNNNNNNNNNNNNNNNNNNNNNNNNNNNNNNNNNNNNNNNNNNNNNNNNNNNNNNNNNNNNNNNNNNNNNNNNNNNNNNNNNNNNNNNNNNNNNNNNNNNNNNNNNNNNNNNNNNNNNNNNNNNNNNNNNNNNNNNNNNNNNNNNNNNNNNNNNNNNNNNNNNNNNNNNNNNNNNNNNNNNNNNNNNNNNNNNNNNNNNNNNNNNNNNNNNNNNNNNNNNNNNNNNNNNNNNNNNNNNNNNNNNNNNNNNNNNNNNNNNNNNNNNNNNNNNNNNNNNNNNNNNNNNNNNNNNNNNNNNNNNNNNNNNNNNNNNNNNNNNNNNNNNNNNNNNNNNNNNNNNNNNNNNNNNNNNNNNNNNNNNNNNNNNNNNNNNNNNNNNNNNNNNNNNNNNNNNNNNNNNNNNNNNNNNNNNNNNNNNNNNNNNNNNNNNNNNNNNNNNNNNNNNNNNNNNNNNNNNNNNNNNNNNNNNNNNNNNNNNNNNNNNNNNNNNNNNNNNNNNNNNNNNNNNNNNNNNNNNNNNNNNNNNNNNNNNNNNNNNNNNNNNNNNNNNNNNNNNNNNNNNNNNNNNNNNNNNNNNNNNNNNNNNNNNNNNNNNNNNNNNNNNNNNNNNNNNNNNNNNNNNNNNNNNNNNNNNNNNNNNNNNNNNNNNNNNNNNNNNNNNNNNNNNNNNNNNNNNNNNNNNNNNNNNNNNNNNNNNNNNNNNNNNNNNNNNNNNNNNNNNNNNNNNNNNNNNNNNNNNNNNNNNNNNNNNNNNNNNNNNNNNNNNNNNNNNNNNNNNNNNNNNNNNNNNNNNNNNNNNNNNNNNNNNNNNNNNNNNNNNNNNNNNNNNNNNNNNNNNNNNNNNNNNNNNNNNNNNNNNNNNNNNNNNNNNNNNNNNNNNNNNNNNNNNNNNNNNNNNNNNNNNNNNNNNNNNNNNNNNNNNNNNNNNNNNNNNNNNNNNNNNNNNNNNNNNNNNNNNNNNNNNNNNNNNNNNNNNNNNNNNNNNNNNNNNNNNNNNNNNNNNNNNNNNNNNNNNNNNNNNNNNNNNNNNNNNNNNNNNNNNNNNNNNNNNNNNNNNNNNNNNNNNNNNNNNNNNNNNNNNNNNNNNNNNNNNNNNNNNNNNNNNNNNNNNNNNNNNNNNNNNNNNNNNNNNNNNNNNNNNNNNNNNNNNNNNNNNNNNNNNNNNNNNNNNNNNNNNNNNNNNNNNNNNNNNNNNNNNNNNNNNNNNNNNNNNNNNNNNNNNNNNNNNNNNNNNNNNNNNNNNNNNNNNNNNNNNNNNNNNNNNNNNNNNNNNNNNNNNNNNNNNNNNNNNNNNNNNNNNNNNNNNNNNNNNNNNNNNNNNNNNNNNNNNNNNNNNNNNNNNNNNNNNNNNNNNNNNNNNNNNNNNNNNNNNNNNNNNNNNNNNNNNNNNNNNNNNNNNNNNNNNNNNNNNNNNNNNNNNNNNNNNNNNNNNNNNNNNNNNNNNNNNNNNNNNNNNNNNNNNNNNNNNNNNNNNNNNNNNNNNNNNNNNNNNNNNNNNNNNNNNNNNNNNNNNNNNNNNNNNNNNNNNNNNNNNNNNNNNNNNNNNNNNNNNNNNNNNNNNNNNNNNNNNNNNNNNNNNNNNNNNNNNNNNNNNNNNNNNNNNNNNNNNNNNNNNNNNNNNNNNNNNNNNNNNNNNNNNNNNNNNNNNNNNNNNNNNNNNNNNNNNNNNNNNNNNNNNNNNNNNNNNNNNNNNNNNNNNNNNNNNNNNNNNNNNNNNNNNNNNNNNNNNNNNNNNNNNNNNNNNNNNNNNNNNNNNNNNNNNNNNNNNNNNNNNNNNNNNNNNNNNNNNNNNNNNNNNNNNNNNNNNNNNNNNNNNNNNNNNNNNNNNNNNNNNNNNNNNNNNNNNNNNNNNNNNNNNNNNNNNNNNNNNNNNNNNNNNNNNNNNNNNNNNNNNNNNNNNNNNNNNNNNNNNNNNNNNNNNNNNNNNNNNNNNNNNNNNNNNNNNNNNNNNNNNNNNNNNNNNNNNNNNNNNNNNNNNNNNNNNNNNNNNNNNNNNNNNNNNNNNNNNNNNNNNNNNNNNNNNNNNNNNNNNNNNNNNNNNNNNNNNNNNNNNNNNNNNNNNNNNNNNNNNNNNNNNNNNNNNNNNNNNNNNNNNNNNNNNNNNNNNNNNNNNNNNNNNNNNNNNNNNNNNNNNNNNNNNNNNNNNNNNNNNNNNNNNNNNNNNNNNNNNNNNNNNNNNNNNNNNNNNNNNNNNNNNNNNNNNNNNNNNNNNNNNNNNNNNNNNNNNNNNNNNNNNNNNNNNNNNNNNNNNNNNNNNNNNNNNNNNNNNNNNNNNNNNNNNNNNNNNNNNNNNNNNNNNNNNNNNNNNNNNNNNNNNNNNNNNNNNNNNNNNNNNNNNNNNNNNNNNNNNNNNNNNNNNNNNNNNNNNNNNNNNNNNNNNNNNNNNNNNNNNNNNNNNNNNNNNNNNNNNNNNNNNNNNNNNNNNNNNNNNNNNNNNNNNNNNNNNNNNNNNNNNNNNNNNNNNNNNNNNNNNNNNNNNNNNNNNNNNNNNNNNNNNNNNNNNNNNNNNNNNNNNNNNNNNNNNNNNNNNNNNNNNNNNNNNNNNNNNNNNNNNNNNNNNNNNNNNNNNNNNNNNNNNNNNNNNNNNNNNNNNNNNNNNNNNNNNNNNNNNNNNNNNNNNNNNNNNNNNNNNNNNNNNNNNNNNNNNNNNNNNNNNNNNNNNNNNNNNNNNNNNNNNNNNNNNNNNNNNNNNNNNNNNNNNNNNNNNNNNNNNNNNNNNNNNNNNNNNNNNNNNNNNNNNNNNNNNNNNNNNNNNNNNNNNNNNNNNNNNNNNNNNNNNNNNNNNNNNNNNNNNNNNNNNNNNNNNNNNNNNNNNNNNNNNNNNNNNNNNNNNNNNNNNNNNNNNNNNNNNNNNNNNNNNNNNNNNNNNNNNNNNNNNNNNNNNNNNNNNNNNNNNNNNNNNNNNNNNNNNNNNNNNNNNNNNNNNNNNNNNNNNNNNNNNNNNNNNNNNNNNNNNNNNNNNNNNNNNNNNNNNNNNNNNNNNNNNNNNNNNNNNNNNNNNNNNNNNNNNNNNNNNNNNNNNNNNNNNNNNNNNNNNNNNNNNNNNNNNNNNNNNNNNNNNNNNNNNNNNNNNNNNNNNNNNNNNNNNNNNNNNNNNNNNNNNNNNNNNNNNNNNNNNNNNNNNNNNNNNNNNNNNNNNNNNNNNNNNNNNNNNNNNNNNNNNNNNNNNNNNNNNNNNNNNNNNNNNNNNNNNNNNNNNNNNNNNNNNNNNNNNNNNNNNNNNNNNNNNNNNNNNNNNNNNNNNNNNNNNNNNNNNNNNNNNNNNNNNNNNNNNNNNNNNNNNNNNNNNNNNNNNNNNNNNNNNNNNNNNNN from Camelina sativa cultivar DH55 chromosome 7, Cs, whole genome shotgun sequence includes the following:
- the LOC104704819 gene encoding uncharacterized protein LOC104704819, yielding MRKAQDRQKKYADRKRREVEFEVGDMVYLKVAPQKGKDRFGKVGKLAVRFIGPYRIEKRVGEVAYRLSMPEVMRLHKVFHVSQLRKHVPDPSMIVVEPIKELEPNLTYPKGPFGIGQRRTRKLKNRNIPQIQVFWGTQNRKVTTWEDEDRIRAKYPQLFVEEDEAGPSEPYGIRDEFY